Proteins from one Malassezia vespertilionis chromosome 2, complete sequence genomic window:
- a CDS encoding uncharacterized protein (COG:J; EggNog:ENOG503P8K6; BUSCO:EOG09264XLN): MLRGAWSLLPSVREGMRVSVRVPGMQVRMKSTEKGKEEKEATRDSTQQRLDQLASFLESQPKERPARAPRTAGYQRSQNNTTQKGVQAMAGARRTEQLGPTKTFQNGQYYDPYTLEPTNLTMQRRRRALPLLGPTKREAMKQDPLHILGLNPAKPSLADDTYKNGALLAEFTSEMGRILPRNISGLTRKSQRYIGKAIRRARALGILPVMSRGHGPKGSGGWR, from the coding sequence ATGCTGCGTGGTGCGTGGAGTTTGCTGCCAAGCGTGCGTGAAGGCATGCGCGTGAGCGTGCGCGTACCGGGCATGCAAGTGCGAATGAAGAGCACGGAGAAGGGGAAGGAGGAAAAGGAGGCCACGCGTGACTcgacgcagcagcggctcgaTCAGCTCGCGAGCTTTCTGGAGAGCCAGCCGAAAGAGCGGCCCGCGCGGGCGCCACGCACTGCAGGATACCAGCGCTCGCAAAACAATACGACGCAGAAAGGTGTGCAGGCAATGGCAGGTGCCCGCCGTACCGAGCAGCTTGGGCCGACAAAGACATTCCAAAATGGGCAGTACTACGACCCGTACACGCTGGAACCTACCAATTTgaccatgcagcgccgccggagAGCGCTCCCACTGCTTGGCCCGACGAAGCGCGAGGCAATGAAGCAGGACCCACTTCATATTCTCGGACTCAATCCTGCAAAGCCGTCGTTGGCCGACGACACGTACAAAAATGGGGCGCTGCTCGCAGAATTCACCTCTGAAATGGGCAGAATCCTGCCGCGCAATATCTCGGGCCTTACACGCAAGAGCCAGCGGTACATCGGCAAAGcgatccgccgcgcgcgtgcgctgggtATCTTGCCCGTGATGAGCCGTGGCCACGGGCCCAAAGGCTCGGGGGGCTGGAGGTGA
- a CDS encoding uncharacterized protein (COG:P; CAZy:GH43; TransMembrane:10 (o98-121i133-157o187-208i215-233o253-272i284-303o342-361i382-402o466-487i545-578o); EggNog:ENOG503NVYG) translates to MYAAKRRAPADTDTSRASSISVHTHAFDTHRRVSNAQTEACTSNERKKHAKPFASDTPWPERSWLYELFPFRGMWNDVRRRLPYYLSDWYDGLRPANLTIMTISVVQIFFINLIPAIAYVLDMYDRTDGSYGVNEVILASALACFVFSVFSCQPLTFVGVTGLTNLMNYTVYDIAHKHYGLDRMDYLRLQCWMAIWAAGFHFLIAAFNMCDYTRFITDMTSTTFGLYVGVIYVEKGVELLVREFSPAPLDNATGWFSVSIAILFCVTVYYATLLEASSYLPFSVRHVIGKLAFAAGCIFWTGFSQIPGHTLKEVPVSRLPITRSFFPTLNRAWVVDFWESDVRWVFVGAPLGFLLTLLFYFDHNVSSVMAQARKYPITKPAGFHWDFFLLGITTLVSGILGLPMPNGLVPQAPFNTDSLTEYNQADAADTDAIGSRYIPAPWTNASMLHTTYFPQLIITRTVQQRLSHFVIFLLTIGAMTRPILVALGTMPRAVFAGVFLLVGWGSIESNPIVLRTLLLLQDPRAVRIPEKDRPAHMQIPRKRILCFVAIQWVFFGLTIAISQTIAAIGFPVLIIFMIPCRVYLIPKLFTQEELDVLDARTADAPAVMASLGPDAPPHDPTDRTCATKGRNMKPATTTYTPPDLTRNWPTPLADNGDARHGSRLVETFDTDSQEGDALPSADAPRPKRHAPTFIRRERDITPITMNRPICKTDTPDPWMIQWKDNFLLTFTLGNRIEIWSSRNAENFKHCEKTLIWRPDGSGWAPGIWAPELHNLNGVWYVYFSGEKPGQGAASHRTLVLRSRSQDPLDAKAWEFMGPLHGVPDHWAIDATVFCLGQDMYCCYSGWPVGDNSDTEQDLFLVKLSDPLHAISDTLTVISRPTLPWERPDGGKRGVNEGPTFVKLNGFVGIVYSAHGSWTYEYKLGLLALVGNNPLDPNAWKKRNDPLLSCDPKRGGPYGPGHASFIPSTDGNQTLCIFHCTGKINDGWGNRKAHVMQLPASEFTLDAQTQCCSSGRKGGFVGKMINRIRSL, encoded by the exons ATGTACgcggcaaagcggcgcgcgcctgccgaCACAGATAcgtcgcgtgcaagcaGCATATCAGTACACACACATGCCTTTGATACACATCGTCGTGTAAGTAACGCGCAAACCGAAGCATGCACGTCAAACGAAAGGAAGAAACACGCGAAACCTTTTGCGAGCGATACGCCGTGGCCCGAGCGCAGCTGGCTGTACGAGCTATTCCCGTTCCGAGGGATGTGGAACGAtgtgcgccggcgcctCCCGTACTATCTCTCTGACTGGTATGATGGTTTGCGTCCGGCGAATCTGACAATTATGACAATAAGCGTCGTGCAAATCTTTTTCATCAACCTCATACCGGCTATTGCATACGTGCTAGATATGTACGACCGCACAGACGGATCATATGGTGTAAACGAAGTGATCCTAGCGTCTGCACTGGCCTGCTTTGTTTTTTCCGTGTTTAGCTGTCAGCCGCTTACATTTGTGGGCGTTACAGGGCTGACCAACTTGATGAACTACACCGTGTACGATATTGCCCACAAACACTACGGACTCGATAGGATGGACTATTTGCGCTTGCAATGCTGGATGGCCATTTGGGCAGCCGGCTTCCATTTCCTGATCGCGGCCTTCAACATGTGCGACTATACGCGCTTCATCACCGACATGACTTCGACCACGTTTGGACTTTATGTGGGGGTGATTTACGTTGAAAAGGGGGTCGAGTTGCTGGTGCGCGAATTTTCTCCTGCCCCACTGGACAATGCGACGGGCTGGTTTTCTGTTAGCATTGCCATTCTCTTTTGCGTTACTGTGTACTACGCAACGCTCCTCGAGGCGTCCTCTTACCTTCCCTTTTCGGTGCGCCACGTTATTGGAAAGCTCGCGTTTGCCGCTGGCTGCATCTTCTGGACAGGATTTTCCCAAATTCCCGGGCACACGCTGAAAGAAGTGCCGGTATCGCGACTCCCCATCACACGCAGCTTCTTTCCGACACTGAATCGGGCGTGGGTAGTAGATTTTTGGGAGAGCGACGTGCGATGGGTGTTTGTGGGTGCACCGCTTGGGTTCCTGCTCACGCTTTTGTTCTACTTTGATCACAATGTATCGAGCGTGatggcgcaagcgcgcaagtACCCTATTACCAAACCTGCAGGGTTCCACTGGGACTTTTTTCTGCTAGGCATCACGACGCTTGTCTCTGGCATCCTGGGGCTGCCAATGCCCAATGGGCTtgtgccgcaagcgcctttTAACACAGACTCGCTCACCGAGTACAACCAAGCCGATGCCGCAGACACAGATGCCATCGGCAGCCGGTACATTCCCGCGCCGTGGACAAATGCATCCATGCTGCACACAACCTATTTTCCGCAGCTCATTATTACACGCACAGTGCAGCAACGACTAAGCCACTTTGTCATTTTTTTGCTTACCATCGGCGCAATGACACGACCAATTTTGGTTGCACTCGGCACAATGCCGCGTGCGGTATTTGCTGGTGTGTTTCTTTTGGTAGGCTGGGGGTCGATCGAGTCGAATCCGatcgtgctgcgcacactcTTGTTGCTGCAAGACCCGCGCGCGGTTCGCATTCCAGAAAAGGACCGCCCCGCGCATATGCAAATaccgcgcaagcgcatccttTGTTTTGTTGCAATTCAGTGGGTATTTTTTGGGCTCACCATCGCAATTTCACAAACCATTGCTGCGATTGGGTTCCCTGTACTTATTATTTTTATGATCCCATGCAGAGTCTACTTGATCCCGAAACTGTTTACGCAAGAGGagctcgacgtgctcgatgcacgcacggcagATGCCCCGGCCGTCATGGCCTCGCTTGGGCCCGACGCGCCCCCACACGATCCCACGGACAGGACGTGTGCTACGAAAGGAAGAAATATGAAGCCTGCAACCACCACATACACTCCCCCGGACCTCACACGAAATTGGCCGACTCCGCTTGCCGATAACGGcgatgctcggcacggctCTCGCTTGGTTGAGACGTTTGATACAGACAGCCAAGAAGGCGATGCACTACCGAgcgcagacgcgccgcggccaaagCGTCATGCGCCAACTTTCATACGC CGGGAAAGAGACATCACTCCCATTACCATGAACCGACCTATCTGCAAAACCGACACGCCAGACCCCTGGATGATCCAGTGGAAAGACAATTTTTTGCTTACATTCACACTGGGCAATCGCATTGAAATCTGGTCCTCGCGCAATGCGGAGAATTTCAAACATTGCGAGAAGACGCTCATTTGGCGTCCCGATGGATCAGGCTGGGCGCCTGGCATTTGGGCGCCTGAGCTGCACAACCTCAACGGTGTATGGTATGTGTACTTTAGCGGCGAGAAGccaggccaaggcgctgcgtcaCACCGCACCCTAGTCCTGCGCTCCCGCAGCCAGGACCCTTTGGACGCGAAAGCATGGGAATTTATGGGCCCACTGCACGGGGTGCCAGACCACTGGGCAATCGATGCTACGGTGTTCTGCCTTGGACAGGATATGTATTGCTGCTATTCCGGCTGGCCCGTGGGCGACAACTCGGATACGGAGCAGGACTTGTTCCTCGTCAAACTTTCCGACCCACTGCATGCCATCTCGGACACGCTGACTGTCATTTCGCGCCCCACACTGCCGTGGGAGCGTCCCGACGGAGGTAAGCGCGGAGTGAACGAGGGTCCTACATTTGTAAAGCTTAATGGATTCGTCGGGATCGTGTACAGTGCGCACGGGAGCTGGACCTATGAGTACAAACTTGGTCTGTTGGCGCTCGTCGGCAACAACCCCCTCGATCCGAACGCCTGGAAGAAGCGCAATGATCCACTGCTTTCGTGTGATCCGAAACGTGGAGGTCCCTATGGCCCCGGCCACGCGTCGTTCATCCCTTCGACCGACGGCAACCAAACACTGTGTATCTTCCATTGCACCGGCAAGATTAATGACGGCTGGGGCAATCGCAAAGCGCATGTTATGCAGCTTCCTGCGTCTGAATTCACCTTGGATGCCCAGACCCAGTGCTGTTCATCCGGTCGCAAAGGCGGCTTTGTTGGCAAGATGATCAACCGCATTCGTTCTCTATAA
- a CDS encoding uncharacterized protein (COG:K; EggNog:ENOG503P706), giving the protein MRVVQKRAALLSDFEVYTLLREAEQKQRADSSARRSDRAGDWTEETIPPNVRTVQFETIASLSQQYRPCRTQSVEAIRGFLDTLAEQGFVPPDARILRGERGLTKGERLQLVNHAPTSVVELHTLVEELGERFSDAQIEQILALVRHYFPPPAPTSNFVAKQDGVQDNVQDGVQDTLIQDTAIPAQTAPLDETQAYMDEDAFPEEHFEHEAPGAAQDDGEEHEDI; this is encoded by the exons atgcgcgttGTGCAgaagcgtgcggcgctcttgTCCGACTTTGAAGTATATACACTCTTGCGCGAAGCCGAGCAGAAACAGCGCGCAGATTCGAGTGCGCGGCGTAGTGACCGCGCGGGCGACTGGACGGAAGAGACAATTCCACCGAATGTGCGGACGGTGCAGTTCGAGACGATCGCCTCGCTTTCGCAGCAATACCGTCCATGCAGGACGCAGAGTGTTGAAGCGATCCGTGGGTTTTTGGATACATTGGCGGAGCAAGGGTTTGTCCCGCCGGATGCGCGCATCCTGCGTGGCGAACGCGGCTTGACCAAGGGGGAACGACTCCAGCTAGTCAATCACGCGCCGACGAGCGTCGTGGAGCTACATACC CTTGTTGAGGAGTTGGGAGAGCGATTCAGCGACGCACAAATTGAGCAGATCTTGGCGCTGGTACGCCACTATTTCCCACCGCCCGCGCCAACCTCAAACTTCGTAGCCAAGCAGGACGGCGTACAGGACAACGTGCAGGACGGCGTGCAGGACACACTTATACAAGACACAGCGATACCCGCCCAAACTGCACCTCTGGACGAAACGCAGGCATACATGGACGAGGATGCATTCCCGGAGGAACATTTTGAGCACGAggcgccgggcgcggcgcaggacgaTGGTGAGGAGCACGAGGATATATAG